The region AAACTCAAGGATTTGATCCCACGCCACCAGTTTAAAATTCCCATTCAAGCGGCCATTGGCTCACGGGTAATTGCCAGTGAAAGCATTCCCGCTTTGCGCAAGGATGTCTTGGCCAAGTGCTATGGTGGCGACGTCACCCGCAAACGCAAGCTCCTGGAAAAACAAAAAGCGGGTAAAAAACGGATGAAGGCGATTGGGCGGGTGGATGTGCCCCAAGAGGCCTTTATGGCAGTATTGCGACTCAAGAATGAATAGGAGGCTGAGAATGTCTCAACGGTCATCGGGCAAATGGGTGGCGATCGTTACCGGTGCAATTTCCCTGCTATTGGGCATTGGCTACTTGGTGTTAGTACAGCTTTTGGATTGGCGCGGCGATTGGCAGCCGGCTCCCTTGGGACTACTGCCCTTGCTCCTGCCTTAGAACTGTTTAGAGAAGCGGGGGCAGTTCACTGTGAATGGTAAAGCGCACATGGTTGAGGGCTAAATCGCCAAGGCGTACCCCGCGATCGCGATAATTTGTGGTCTCAAAGCGAATGCCTTTGCCCACTTCCACGTGGTACCAAGGCAGTGCCATAAAGAACCGCGTTGGGTAGGGACCACGCTCCACAACATCATCGGGATTAGACTCCATGGGCACCCAGCCAACTCCCGGCACATAAAACTCCAACCAAACATGGTTATAGGTAGGCTGGAGGGGAATACCGCGCTTTTGGGGATAGGGGGGGCATTTGTAGCGACCCACCGTACGGCAGGCAATGCCATTCAATCGCGCCAAGGCAAGGAGCACCCCCACGTACTCACCACAGGACCCAGTCCCCCGTTTCAAAACTACATCAGGGGTTTCAATGGTGGGGCGCATGGCATAGCTGAGGCGATCGTACACATAGTTACGAATTTTGAGCATCTTGCGCAGGATATTGGTCTCTGTGCCCACCGCTTCCCGCGCCGCTTCTTGGACAATGGGTTGATCCATTGCCAACTCATCGTTATCGACGAGATACTGTGCTGCAAATTCCGAGGGCAGCGGTTGCGTCTCGTCAATATTGTCAAAACTAAGATGGTACTTCATGCCCCTCACTTCTAGCCAAGCACGCCAGCCAAAAAGGCGAGCTTCGTAGGGACGCAGCTCAGGAAAATCAAACACCGCCACCTGCTGATCCGCCACCGTTTCCAAGCGAAAGGGAGTACCCACGGGTTCGACCCGCAGTAGTTTTTGGCGCGGGGAATTGGCCGGCAGAGCAATCCGCCACTCTAAGTTATCTAGGTGCAAGGCATCAAGGGGAGACAGTTCCTCCACGTAGGCCATCTCAATCAGATAGCCATTGGAGAGGGTGTAATGCTGCTCCCTATGGGTGTGGTAGAGCAGCGGATGAATCAGGCAAATATCACGATAATCAATTTCGAGGGGGGCTTCGCGGTTGTTGGGGTTATCCCGCAGATAGGCTTCTTCACCGCCATAGGCCACCCACAACTGTCCTGTCGCATCAAACGTGAACGCTGTTGGCTGGGCAAAGGGGGTCAAGGCCACCCATTCAACATGGCCACTGTGGCGATC is a window of Thermosynechococcus vestitus BP-1 DNA encoding:
- a CDS encoding transglutaminase domain-containing protein, yielding MPDTPAEGYGNTLSSLALDHNWRTIYPLGAYQLSGLAWVDPQALWLRQLPRLPFCQATLGASFLALDRVRGFILLINGENDHSEILNPYDLEPFLDANGLCLYRETLWFCRDTWLYRCHLPDWHVEKMLECRYPIYGVAVDETGIYVACQKSGYIHCFDETGREQYRLSAPGIGCENLALKDGYLWVSDRLEQSIYCLDRHSGHVEWVALTPFAQPTAFTFDATGQLWVAYGGEEAYLRDNPNNREAPLEIDYRDICLIHPLLYHTHREQHYTLSNGYLIEMAYVEELSPLDALHLDNLEWRIALPANSPRQKLLRVEPVGTPFRLETVADQQVAVFDFPELRPYEARLFGWRAWLEVRGMKYHLSFDNIDETQPLPSEFAAQYLVDNDELAMDQPIVQEAAREAVGTETNILRKMLKIRNYVYDRLSYAMRPTIETPDVVLKRGTGSCGEYVGVLLALARLNGIACRTVGRYKCPPYPQKRGIPLQPTYNHVWLEFYVPGVGWVPMESNPDDVVERGPYPTRFFMALPWYHVEVGKGIRFETTNYRDRGVRLGDLALNHVRFTIHSELPPLL